A genome region from Streptomyces xanthophaeus includes the following:
- a CDS encoding LPXTG cell wall anchor domain-containing protein: MKNLKRVPLAFRRTAFTAAAAAVAVALAGPAFAAGGSSATPSPSVSVPAGASPTAGGPKPSPSVSTPPSASPSAAPSASPSAGPGVVSPAPGSSTRPSASPSEPAAAPGAAELAHTGSSATTIAMGAGATGLVLAGAGALYAVRRRANS, from the coding sequence GTGAAGAACCTGAAGCGTGTCCCCCTGGCCTTCCGCCGGACGGCCTTCACCGCTGCCGCCGCCGCAGTGGCCGTCGCCCTCGCCGGTCCCGCCTTCGCCGCGGGCGGCAGCTCGGCCACGCCCTCCCCGTCGGTCAGCGTGCCCGCCGGCGCCTCGCCCACGGCGGGCGGGCCCAAGCCCTCCCCGTCGGTGAGCACCCCGCCGAGCGCGTCCCCGAGCGCAGCCCCCAGCGCGTCTCCGAGCGCGGGCCCCGGCGTCGTCTCGCCGGCCCCGGGTTCGAGCACCAGGCCCAGCGCGTCGCCCTCCGAGCCCGCCGCCGCACCCGGTGCGGCGGAGCTCGCGCATACTGGCTCCTCGGCGACGACCATCGCCATGGGGGCGGGGGCCACGGGCCTGGTCCTCGCCGGCGCGGGAGCCCTGTACGCCGTACGGCGCCGCGCGAACAGCTGA
- a CDS encoding PLP-dependent aminotransferase family protein, whose product MSRSNEGATEGSKSPSGSDFLQLDVGQAPPGGRTEWLAGRLRAAIADGTLPVGSRLPASRVLAAELRVSRGLVTEAYQRLAETGQVSGRGRGGTVVVAAPPPVATASRPPERGGPVDALRAVPCRIDLSPGVPDLTAFPRTAWLQAERRVLASLTPADFGYGNPQGAPALREAVVGWLARNRGIRADPDEVVVVAGVAQALALLAYVLREEGVHRIAVEDPGSLGARQQLEYGRLEPVPVRVDEAGLDVAALRASGAGAVLLTPAHQFPTGVVLDGERRRELLGWAAAGGLVIEDDYDAEHRYDRAPVPALRALLPEAVCYAGSVSKLLAPALRLGWLLVPPRLRDAVTAAKRYADLGNPVLAQLVLARLMDSGELERHLRYVRRRHRRRRDAMLRAVAEQLPGARVHGAAAGLHLMVTFDGAGFDDTALASAALALGVKAHPLSWHRVRPGPPGLILGYAAGSAGEIEEGIATLATALGSVVGGLPDTGRKVFPERRQPPRGSRVVRG is encoded by the coding sequence ATGAGCAGGTCCAATGAAGGTGCTACCGAGGGGTCCAAAAGTCCGAGCGGCTCGGACTTCCTCCAGCTCGACGTCGGCCAGGCCCCACCGGGCGGCCGCACCGAATGGCTGGCGGGCCGGCTCCGCGCAGCCATCGCCGACGGCACCCTCCCGGTCGGCTCCCGGCTCCCGGCCAGCCGTGTCCTCGCCGCCGAACTGCGGGTCTCCCGGGGGCTCGTCACCGAGGCCTACCAGCGCCTCGCCGAGACCGGCCAGGTCAGCGGCCGGGGCCGGGGCGGCACCGTGGTCGTCGCCGCGCCGCCACCGGTGGCCACCGCCTCCCGCCCACCGGAACGCGGCGGACCGGTCGACGCCCTGCGGGCCGTGCCGTGCCGGATCGACCTCTCGCCCGGGGTCCCCGACCTCACCGCGTTCCCGCGTACGGCCTGGCTGCAGGCCGAGCGCCGGGTCCTCGCCTCGCTCACCCCGGCCGACTTCGGCTACGGCAACCCCCAGGGCGCGCCCGCACTGCGCGAGGCGGTCGTCGGCTGGCTGGCCCGGAACCGGGGGATCCGGGCCGACCCCGACGAGGTGGTCGTCGTCGCGGGCGTCGCCCAGGCGCTCGCGCTGCTGGCGTACGTCCTGCGGGAGGAAGGCGTCCACCGGATCGCGGTGGAGGACCCGGGCTCGCTGGGCGCCCGGCAGCAACTGGAGTACGGGCGGCTGGAGCCGGTCCCCGTACGGGTGGACGAGGCCGGGCTGGACGTGGCCGCGCTGCGGGCGAGCGGAGCCGGTGCCGTCCTGCTCACACCGGCGCACCAGTTCCCGACCGGGGTCGTCCTCGACGGCGAGCGCCGACGCGAGCTGCTCGGCTGGGCGGCCGCCGGGGGACTGGTCATCGAGGACGACTACGACGCCGAGCACCGCTACGACCGGGCCCCCGTCCCCGCCCTGCGCGCCCTGCTGCCCGAGGCGGTCTGCTACGCCGGCAGCGTGTCCAAGCTCCTCGCCCCCGCCCTGCGCCTGGGCTGGCTGCTGGTCCCGCCGCGCCTGCGCGACGCCGTGACCGCCGCCAAGCGCTACGCCGACCTCGGCAATCCGGTCCTCGCCCAGCTGGTCCTCGCCCGGCTGATGGACTCGGGCGAACTGGAACGGCACCTGCGCTACGTGCGGCGCCGCCACCGCCGCCGCCGCGACGCCATGCTGCGGGCCGTCGCCGAGCAGCTGCCGGGCGCCCGGGTGCACGGCGCGGCGGCCGGGCTGCACCTGATGGTCACCTTCGACGGCGCCGGCTTCGACGACACGGCACTGGCCTCGGCGGCCCTGGCCCTGGGGGTCAAGGCCCATCCGCTGTCCTGGCACCGCGTCAGGCCCGGCCCGCCAGGCCTGATCCTCGGCTACGCGGCCGGCTCGGCCGGAGAGATCGAGGAGGGCATCGCCACCCTCGCCACGGCCCTGGGCAGTGTCGTCGGCGGGCTCCCGGACACCGGCCGGAAAGTTTTTCCGGAACGGCGGCAACCTCCCCGGGGGTCGCGCGTCGTGCGGGGGTGA
- a CDS encoding DMT family transporter gives MQTQPASTPSPASTAAPAAPATSATSASDSASAASAGSTAFRDLLPGIAGMALVGSSVTVSRALVDAPLFTTQALRYAAAALLLFGLARAARVTIQRPQGREWLWLAGIAATGLVLFNVAVVRGVAHAEPAVIAVAVASVPILLGLLGPFLEGRRPSRRVLLAAPVVVAGAVLVEGTGRTDAAGVAWAALALGCEAAFTLLAVPVLRRHGAWGVSVHAVWLGALMLAGLAVAFESPAELSSLGRSQWAAAGYLAVMVTAVAFLLWYRTVAAVGTGRAGLLAGIAPLAAAGAGVLTGSGVPGPAVWLGLLVVIAGLAAGLRPDRAPREGARATLRK, from the coding sequence ATGCAGACACAACCCGCCTCCACCCCCTCGCCCGCCTCGACCGCCGCACCCGCCGCACCCGCCACGTCCGCCACGTCCGCCTCCGACTCTGCCTCCGCCGCTTCTGCCGGCTCCACCGCGTTCCGTGACCTGCTCCCGGGGATCGCGGGGATGGCTCTGGTCGGCAGCAGCGTCACGGTCTCGCGGGCGCTCGTCGACGCCCCGCTGTTCACCACCCAGGCCCTCCGGTACGCGGCCGCCGCGCTGCTGCTGTTCGGGCTGGCCCGGGCCGCCCGGGTGACGATCCAGCGGCCGCAGGGCCGGGAGTGGCTGTGGCTGGCCGGGATCGCGGCGACCGGACTGGTGCTGTTCAACGTGGCCGTGGTCCGCGGGGTCGCACACGCCGAACCGGCCGTCATCGCCGTCGCGGTGGCCTCCGTACCGATCCTGCTGGGTCTGCTCGGCCCCTTCCTGGAAGGGCGGCGGCCCAGCCGTCGGGTGCTGCTGGCGGCTCCGGTGGTGGTCGCGGGGGCGGTCCTGGTCGAGGGGACGGGCCGGACGGACGCCGCGGGGGTGGCCTGGGCGGCGCTCGCGCTGGGCTGCGAGGCCGCCTTCACCCTGCTCGCGGTGCCGGTGCTGCGCCGGCACGGGGCGTGGGGGGTGTCCGTGCACGCGGTATGGCTGGGCGCGCTGATGCTGGCGGGCCTCGCCGTCGCCTTCGAGAGCCCGGCCGAACTGTCGTCGCTGGGGCGGTCCCAGTGGGCGGCCGCCGGCTACCTCGCCGTCATGGTGACGGCGGTGGCCTTCCTGCTCTGGTACCGCACGGTGGCCGCCGTGGGCACCGGCCGCGCCGGCCTGCTGGCCGGGATCGCGCCCCTGGCCGCTGCCGGCGCGGGTGTCCTCACGGGCAGTGGGGTCCCGGGCCCGGCGGTGTGGCTGGGCCTGCTGGTGGTGATCGCAGGGCTGGCGGCGGGCTTGCGTCCGGACCGTGCCCCTCGGGAGGGTGCACGGGCGACTCTGCGAAAGTGA